Proteins found in one Brevibacillus brevis genomic segment:
- a CDS encoding HAAS signaling domain-containing protein codes for MTRREFMDELNALLSALPDKERLDILADYTEHFLLGMNQGKTEHEIAEGLGSPKLVARELLAGYRIDQAQSTASVGNMTRAIIATISLGFFNLVFVLGPFLGLIGILMGLYAMTAALLVAPVGIFLDYGIPAPSQERLFLLFSSMVSVGLGGMFAIGLLRLTKWLYRQFLRYLQFNVKMIRGK; via the coding sequence ATGACAAGGCGTGAGTTTATGGATGAGTTAAATGCTTTGCTTAGCGCTTTGCCCGATAAAGAACGTTTAGACATTCTTGCCGATTATACAGAGCATTTTCTCTTGGGTATGAATCAAGGGAAGACGGAGCACGAAATCGCGGAAGGATTGGGAAGTCCGAAGCTAGTGGCACGCGAGCTTTTGGCTGGCTACCGAATTGATCAAGCTCAGTCCACCGCATCGGTAGGGAATATGACGAGAGCGATTATCGCGACAATCAGCTTGGGATTTTTCAATCTCGTCTTCGTTTTGGGGCCATTTCTAGGCCTGATCGGCATACTGATGGGGTTGTATGCGATGACTGCGGCGCTTCTGGTTGCGCCAGTTGGAATATTCTTGGATTACGGGATTCCTGCCCCTTCTCAAGAGCGACTTTTCTTGTTGTTCTCCAGCATGGTTTCCGTAGGATTGGGCGGAATGTTTGCCATTGGCTTGCTGCGACTGACGAAATGGCTGTATCGTCAGTTCTTGCGTTATCTCCAGTTCAACGTGAAGATGATCAGGGGGAAATGA
- a CDS encoding LysM peptidoglycan-binding domain-containing protein: MALQDGQLSFAIKETIFLSSDRAGIGELQELELVPDVEVLENDSYISITGCLQLVGKYEPIREAAEATGGEGESLVEAMTFTPFRQEASDQAFYGWEEQIGHRIPLNITIPLDRITEIGDIYAIVDSFDYKLESPHQMLIDADLKILGIVLGDRAEKAEQIETRAASPGEGAWEYTFAAGEDGQEYTEPTSLDDIDQKLSALEEELERQALPASYESTESPSMFDTPAIAQSNEEEYYEQYGDVLEVTQSNPPESWETAPISYDFDSQQSASYDSSDSYSEQPVLADEQEQMREIAEKDSGHEEPILAIHDQQAIAYMQVSNESTGSSVEAESQEAVQEAVEASVVAEPEPEQEAEPVVAQPETAAEDVEVRVAISGKPSQEERSNVNITSIFSQASRAKQEAMALEAESSSSSSRHGSAANASPSTMEAMQNLTSFVRKKEERSSQLKMCIIQRDETLEHISQRYSLPVSKIVEVNRLTSEQLVAGQILYIPQ; encoded by the coding sequence ATGGCATTACAGGATGGGCAACTCTCTTTTGCCATCAAGGAGACCATTTTCCTCTCATCCGATAGAGCTGGAATAGGTGAATTGCAAGAGCTGGAATTGGTTCCAGATGTAGAGGTGCTGGAAAACGATTCCTACATCTCGATCACGGGCTGCTTGCAATTAGTAGGGAAGTACGAGCCAATCAGGGAAGCCGCAGAAGCGACAGGCGGCGAAGGAGAATCGCTGGTTGAGGCCATGACTTTTACGCCCTTTCGCCAGGAAGCATCGGATCAAGCCTTTTATGGCTGGGAGGAACAGATCGGTCATCGCATTCCATTAAACATCACAATCCCATTGGATCGGATTACCGAGATCGGAGACATCTACGCAATTGTGGACAGTTTTGACTACAAACTGGAGTCACCACATCAAATGCTAATTGATGCCGATCTGAAGATTTTGGGGATCGTCCTGGGGGATAGAGCTGAAAAAGCGGAGCAGATCGAAACACGGGCTGCTAGTCCAGGCGAAGGAGCATGGGAATACACCTTCGCTGCTGGAGAGGATGGGCAAGAATATACGGAACCGACGTCCCTCGATGATATTGATCAAAAACTGAGTGCGCTGGAGGAAGAATTGGAGCGGCAGGCATTGCCGGCATCCTATGAATCAACCGAATCTCCTTCCATGTTCGATACTCCGGCTATTGCTCAATCCAATGAAGAGGAATACTACGAACAATATGGTGATGTGCTGGAAGTGACACAGTCCAATCCTCCAGAATCCTGGGAGACTGCTCCTATTTCGTATGACTTTGATTCCCAACAATCTGCTTCGTACGATTCTTCTGACTCCTATTCCGAACAGCCAGTATTGGCGGATGAGCAGGAGCAAATGAGAGAAATAGCCGAAAAAGATTCAGGACATGAGGAACCTATACTGGCTATACACGATCAACAGGCAATCGCATACATGCAAGTTTCCAATGAATCTACTGGTTCGTCAGTCGAGGCAGAGTCGCAGGAAGCAGTGCAAGAAGCGGTGGAAGCCAGTGTTGTAGCCGAGCCGGAACCTGAGCAAGAAGCAGAACCAGTCGTTGCACAACCAGAGACTGCCGCGGAAGATGTTGAAGTGCGAGTGGCGATTTCAGGGAAACCCTCCCAGGAAGAAAGAAGTAACGTGAACATTACTTCCATCTTCTCACAAGCGAGTCGTGCCAAACAGGAAGCGATGGCGTTGGAGGCGGAATCTTCATCCAGCTCTTCGCGACATGGGTCTGCGGCGAATGCCAGCCCTTCTACGATGGAGGCCATGCAAAATCTCACATCGTTTGTCCGGAAAAAAGAAGAGCGCTCCAGTCAGCTGAAAATGTGCATTATTCAGCGAGATGAGACGTTAGAGCATATTTCACAGCGATACTCCTTGCCTGTCTCCAAAATCGTGGAAGTAAACCGATTGACTTCCGAACAGCTTGTAGCAGGCCAGATTTTGTACATCCCACAATAG
- a CDS encoding ATP-binding protein — protein sequence MILCERCPDNPTCDNCLVALRSGGAANKVVPPRTVKVTNLATMESFQAKLVAVSRTTIGLSSSDHDLHGRIEIELAYDFRIIGSGLRGIAGDPYYIIDIEKVLRREDVLERLLLEEFHTWHMSGELDPTDVLLHWKDRDDERGRLIKQEIQKLSILRQIETVFLYLYDEGKVRPLGDVRASLEVEREMQRLVEEAAGMGGPVREQIVTSDGTKVFELYTSVLPDRTCGIALIDVTAVIAEERKSKRREWEIYRDILGVVTEGKLLLLSDEELFFLLREGHKLLAIDIRLPEQLAELRKLFKQALEPQGISDKRLLQFLVAVNEAASNTLKHGNGGVVTLYLSNDRQMCRAVIHDEGQGILLEDIPRATLQQGFSTRHSLGAGFHVILQYCDRVYLSSSLAGTKLILECILPR from the coding sequence GTGATTTTGTGTGAGCGTTGTCCGGACAATCCCACTTGTGATAATTGCCTTGTCGCGCTACGTTCTGGCGGTGCAGCAAACAAAGTTGTTCCGCCCCGCACTGTAAAGGTGACGAACCTAGCAACGATGGAATCGTTCCAGGCGAAGCTGGTAGCAGTGAGTCGGACGACCATTGGGTTAAGCAGTTCTGATCATGATTTGCACGGACGCATAGAAATAGAGCTCGCCTATGATTTCCGAATTATCGGTAGCGGATTGCGTGGTATAGCAGGTGATCCTTACTACATTATCGACATCGAAAAAGTTTTGCGACGGGAAGATGTTCTGGAGCGATTGCTCCTGGAAGAATTTCACACGTGGCACATGAGTGGCGAATTGGACCCTACAGACGTCTTGTTACATTGGAAGGATCGAGACGACGAGCGGGGGCGATTAATCAAACAAGAGATTCAAAAGTTATCGATACTGCGTCAGATCGAGACCGTTTTCCTCTATCTTTACGATGAAGGGAAAGTGCGTCCGTTGGGTGACGTTCGTGCGAGTTTGGAAGTCGAGCGAGAAATGCAACGTCTGGTCGAAGAGGCAGCGGGAATGGGCGGACCTGTGAGGGAGCAAATTGTCACCTCGGATGGTACAAAGGTGTTCGAATTATACACATCTGTCTTGCCAGATCGGACCTGTGGAATCGCTTTGATTGATGTCACCGCCGTCATTGCAGAAGAGCGAAAAAGCAAAAGACGGGAATGGGAGATCTACAGGGATATTCTGGGTGTGGTCACAGAAGGTAAGCTGTTGTTGCTTAGTGATGAAGAATTATTTTTCTTGCTTCGGGAAGGGCATAAGCTCTTGGCGATCGATATCCGTTTACCGGAGCAGCTTGCAGAACTGCGAAAATTATTCAAGCAGGCTTTGGAACCACAAGGAATTTCTGATAAGCGATTGCTGCAGTTTCTCGTTGCGGTCAACGAAGCTGCTTCGAATACGTTGAAGCACGGCAATGGCGGTGTGGTCACGTTATACTTATCGAATGACAGGCAGATGTGCCGGGCTGTGATCCATGATGAAGGACAAGGAATTTTGCTCGAGGATATTCCGCGAGCTACCCTACAGCAAGGATTTTCTACACGCCACTCGCTTGGGGCCGGTTTTCACGTGATCCTGCAATACTGTGATCGTGTATATTTGAGTAGCTCGCTGGCGGGTACAAAGCTTATTTTAGAATGTATCCTTCCGCGTTAA
- a CDS encoding STAS domain-containing protein, which translates to MDYRATEANGQATLFFVGELDMAVGDRVGELLQQYGGRNQSVTVDFQGVSFVDSSGIGSLFFTTKELLAMGKQVEIVNVREEILDILGVLGFTEALGIAVGKVGETRV; encoded by the coding sequence ATGGACTACCGCGCAACAGAGGCGAACGGACAAGCTACATTGTTTTTCGTCGGAGAGTTGGACATGGCTGTAGGAGATCGAGTAGGTGAATTGCTCCAGCAGTATGGAGGGCGAAATCAATCCGTTACCGTCGATTTTCAAGGTGTCTCCTTTGTAGATTCTTCCGGTATTGGAAGCCTGTTTTTTACCACGAAAGAACTATTGGCCATGGGCAAACAGGTAGAAATCGTCAATGTCCGAGAAGAAATTCTCGATATTTTGGGCGTTCTCGGTTTTACCGAAGCACTGGGCATTGCAGTTGGAAAAGTGGGCGAAACCCGGGTTTGA
- the hemY gene encoding protoporphyrinogen oxidase, which translates to MSDNTYHITIIGGGITGLTAAFYLQKEIEAKGLPIRFQLIEEQGRLGGKIKTWRHEGFVIEQGPDSFLERKTSAAELAVDLGLGDDLVRNSTGQAYIWHQDRLKAIPEGAVMGVPTKVMPFVTTDLISWPGKLRAALDLVLPASKGDGDISVGDFFRRRLGNEVIDNLIAPLLSGVYSGDLDNLSLLASFPQFAQMERQHRSLIVAMKHSRPQAKTQGKPKGIFLTLKNGLQSLVEAIEKSLPEDVISKNTGVKELVKRPDGKYTLVLKNGEAIETDTVLLTVPHAVAEPLFRPYVQVPTLPQAKPHMVATIAMAFPESAIDLGMEGTGFIVPRNSGAKITACTWAHRKWPHTTPKNKALLRSFVGRAGEQSFMEQTDEEILEVILRDLRKIMTIRAEPDFYNVSRLQNAIPYVVGHQAWVQDVNNQLKEKLPGVIVAGASYSGVGVPDCIDQGKKAIAEWIASVKPGR; encoded by the coding sequence ATGAGCGATAATACCTATCATATTACGATTATAGGCGGCGGTATAACAGGGTTGACCGCTGCTTTTTACTTACAAAAGGAAATCGAAGCAAAGGGCCTGCCCATCCGTTTTCAACTGATTGAAGAGCAAGGACGACTTGGTGGGAAAATCAAGACATGGCGTCACGAAGGATTTGTGATTGAGCAAGGTCCCGATTCGTTTCTCGAGCGAAAAACAAGCGCGGCTGAGTTGGCAGTGGACTTGGGGCTTGGGGATGATCTCGTTCGTAACAGTACAGGACAAGCTTATATTTGGCATCAGGATCGCCTGAAGGCTATACCAGAGGGAGCGGTCATGGGTGTGCCGACAAAGGTCATGCCTTTTGTCACAACCGATCTCATTTCTTGGCCGGGCAAGCTTCGGGCAGCTCTGGATCTCGTTCTTCCTGCCTCCAAAGGAGACGGCGATATCTCTGTGGGTGACTTTTTTCGGCGTAGGCTAGGTAATGAAGTTATTGATAATCTTATAGCGCCCTTATTGTCCGGTGTCTACTCCGGGGATCTCGACAATCTCAGCTTACTTGCGAGTTTTCCTCAATTCGCGCAAATGGAGAGGCAACATCGCAGCTTGATCGTAGCGATGAAGCATTCTCGCCCGCAAGCAAAAACGCAGGGAAAGCCAAAAGGCATCTTCCTGACGTTGAAGAACGGCTTGCAGTCTTTGGTTGAGGCAATCGAGAAGAGCTTACCTGAAGATGTCATCTCGAAGAATACTGGTGTCAAAGAACTGGTGAAACGGCCAGACGGGAAGTACACCTTGGTATTGAAAAATGGAGAAGCGATTGAGACGGATACGGTGCTGTTGACCGTACCACATGCTGTCGCAGAGCCATTGTTCCGACCTTATGTACAAGTTCCTACCCTGCCACAAGCGAAGCCGCATATGGTAGCAACCATCGCAATGGCGTTTCCAGAGTCAGCAATTGATTTAGGGATGGAAGGGACAGGATTTATTGTACCGCGGAATTCTGGCGCAAAAATTACGGCGTGTACGTGGGCGCATCGCAAATGGCCACATACGACGCCGAAAAACAAAGCCTTGCTGCGTAGCTTTGTAGGGAGAGCAGGAGAGCAATCCTTTATGGAGCAGACGGACGAGGAAATTCTGGAGGTCATCCTCCGCGATCTGCGCAAGATCATGACGATTCGAGCAGAGCCGGATTTTTATAACGTATCACGCTTGCAAAATGCCATTCCATATGTTGTCGGACATCAGGCTTGGGTGCAGGATGTGAACAATCAATTAAAAGAAAAACTCCCTGGTGTTATCGTGGCAGGTGCGTCGTACAGTGGTGTAGGTGTACCAGATTGTATTGATCAGGGGAAAAAAGCAATAGCAGAATGGATTGCGTCTGTAAAACCGGGGAGATAG
- a CDS encoding PadR family transcriptional regulator yields the protein MNVQFKKGVLELCVLVLTAKQDRYGYELVASISEKFHISEGTVYPLLRRLTQEGFFTTYLAESQEGPPRKYYQLTNRGRQYMNDLVLEWRIFNRGVNEIIEEGLEYDKA from the coding sequence ATGAACGTACAGTTTAAAAAAGGGGTTCTGGAGCTGTGTGTTCTCGTCTTGACAGCTAAGCAGGACAGATACGGCTACGAACTGGTTGCAAGCATCTCGGAAAAATTCCATATCTCTGAAGGAACGGTTTATCCCTTGCTTCGCCGTTTGACCCAGGAAGGATTTTTTACGACCTATTTGGCGGAATCACAAGAGGGACCCCCGCGGAAATATTACCAGCTGACAAATCGCGGACGTCAATACATGAATGACCTCGTCTTGGAGTGGCGAATATTTAACCGCGGGGTAAATGAGATCATAGAGGAGGGACTCGAATATGACAAGGCGTGA
- a CDS encoding DUF4097 family beta strand repeat-containing protein translates to MRNLGKRLFGISLLLFIIGVCGIIWLFTKQENFSFSLKQVNEEHVIEQEVKAIELLTEAADVEIMASKQPKASVRMVGEVSEQQQERLEFRSVVSPDGTLLVELRELPHVNMFYPRNGKVKLEVFLPEKVYENVQLETMTGDIKSGMLRAKNTKISTGNGDVNVSGYEGEALNVQTATGDINLEDVRSAVVIESSTGEIDKLTMPELTHDVSIRTDTGDIRVTVAKEPAAAQLEVTTDTGSISTTWSNLIYEKDEEYRVKASIGSGGPKMTVRSSTGDVRIQ, encoded by the coding sequence ATGCGAAATTTAGGGAAAAGACTCTTTGGCATAAGTCTTCTTTTATTCATCATCGGTGTATGTGGAATCATCTGGCTCTTTACGAAGCAAGAAAATTTCTCCTTTTCGTTAAAACAAGTCAATGAAGAGCACGTGATCGAACAAGAGGTAAAAGCGATTGAGTTGCTGACGGAAGCGGCTGATGTGGAAATCATGGCAAGCAAGCAACCAAAAGCGAGCGTACGAATGGTCGGGGAAGTATCCGAACAACAGCAGGAGCGACTGGAGTTTCGGAGTGTAGTCTCACCAGATGGTACGCTGCTCGTAGAACTGCGTGAACTCCCCCACGTCAATATGTTTTATCCTCGTAACGGGAAGGTAAAGCTGGAAGTCTTCCTGCCAGAAAAAGTGTATGAGAACGTCCAGCTTGAAACGATGACAGGGGATATCAAGAGTGGAATGCTGCGTGCAAAGAACACGAAAATATCCACCGGCAATGGAGATGTGAACGTATCGGGCTATGAAGGAGAAGCACTTAACGTCCAGACAGCTACAGGTGATATCAATCTTGAGGATGTTCGCTCGGCCGTTGTAATCGAAAGCTCCACAGGCGAGATTGATAAACTGACAATGCCTGAGCTAACCCATGACGTTTCCATTCGAACGGATACGGGGGATATTCGAGTGACAGTGGCCAAGGAGCCTGCTGCAGCACAGTTGGAAGTAACGACAGATACAGGTTCCATCTCAACCACCTGGTCGAACCTCATCTATGAAAAGGACGAGGAATACAGGGTGAAGGCATCGATTGGATCAGGTGGACCCAAAATGACTGTGAGAAGTTCGACCGGGGATGTTCGCATTCAATAG
- a CDS encoding PP2C family protein-serine/threonine phosphatase, whose amino-acid sequence MNHQLVKLMELKQNYEYLVLTSNEQSKRQVNYESLMPFIEELVDTWFVKMDKSCFLSITFESALGAVYFRIERGNKESAIAQREVEERIVVSEQCDTAQTPRYVRLFAQSNVNDRDLKELEKSFYGLLLVNIRALILRCQQDQSSGQREIEMEMKLARRMQSMLIPTEELQLTSLRTRTVYVPVDYVGGDYIDYRQINDRYTCFIIADVSGHGFLASIWATGIRIAVRQVLQSSYLPDEILERLNQLLYADLVKTRSYITMLVAVYDEVEHKIRFSRAGHPQPFYLSRSNQTILTSKGGVGLGLLPDSTYQMEEVPLEEEGMLLLYTDGLLDTGRKEVIRGSRHWLEELTSLLKMPGDSKQDLMNRVEAYLMEITQQRQQTDDISVLILQFEPEESIALV is encoded by the coding sequence ATGAATCATCAATTGGTCAAACTAATGGAATTGAAACAGAACTACGAGTATCTGGTATTGACCAGCAATGAGCAAAGCAAGCGCCAGGTCAATTACGAGAGTCTCATGCCATTTATAGAAGAGTTGGTCGATACGTGGTTCGTGAAAATGGACAAGTCTTGCTTCCTGTCGATCACGTTTGAATCGGCGCTAGGTGCTGTCTATTTTCGAATCGAGCGTGGGAACAAAGAGAGTGCAATAGCGCAGCGCGAAGTAGAGGAGCGTATAGTTGTCTCGGAACAGTGTGACACCGCTCAAACACCGCGTTATGTCCGCTTGTTCGCCCAGAGTAACGTCAACGACCGTGATCTAAAGGAACTGGAGAAATCTTTTTATGGACTGCTCCTCGTAAACATTCGGGCGTTGATCCTCAGATGTCAACAGGACCAGTCATCAGGACAGCGAGAAATCGAGATGGAGATGAAGCTGGCTAGACGAATGCAGTCGATGCTCATTCCGACAGAGGAATTGCAGTTGACCAGTTTGCGAACAAGAACGGTTTACGTACCAGTTGATTATGTAGGCGGAGATTACATCGACTATAGACAAATCAATGATCGCTACACCTGTTTTATCATAGCGGATGTGTCTGGGCACGGTTTTTTGGCCAGTATTTGGGCAACGGGGATTAGGATTGCCGTACGACAGGTTTTGCAGTCCAGCTATCTGCCGGACGAGATTTTGGAAAGACTCAATCAGTTGCTTTATGCAGATTTGGTGAAAACCCGTTCTTACATTACGATGCTGGTTGCAGTCTATGATGAAGTGGAACACAAAATTCGATTTAGCAGAGCAGGGCATCCGCAGCCTTTTTATTTGTCCAGGTCGAATCAAACCATTTTAACTAGCAAGGGCGGGGTCGGTCTAGGGCTTTTGCCCGATAGCACGTACCAAATGGAGGAGGTACCCTTAGAAGAAGAGGGCATGCTATTACTCTACACAGATGGCTTGCTGGATACAGGGAGAAAAGAAGTGATTCGAGGCAGCAGGCATTGGCTTGAAGAACTAACCTCCTTATTAAAGATGCCTGGTGACAGTAAGCAGGACTTGATGAATCGAGTTGAGGCCTACTTAATGGAGATAACACAGCAGCGACAACAAACGGATGATATTTCTGTGTTGATTCTTCAATTTGAGCCTGAAGAGAGTATAGCCCTCGTGTAG
- the hemH gene encoding ferrochelatase, with the protein MSKQKIGLLLMAYGTPRSPEQIEPYYTHIRRGRKPPQELLDDLMARYEAVDGLNRFADITDEQVHALEQEMNKRYPDREFVGYLGLKHIAPFVEDAVEQMKRDGITEAISLVLAPHYSSYSVKEYNGRAQEHSVAIGGPVIHSIESWYLEPGFIGYWADAIQATFAEMTDEERGQAVVIFSAHSLPEKILKSGDPYPMQLEETAKLIAEQAGITSYAIGWQSAGNTPDPWLGPDVQDLTRELYEAKGYQAFVYCPVGFIAEHLEVLFDNDVECKAVTDELGVHYYRPAMPNARPAFISCLADAVGKKLAN; encoded by the coding sequence ATGTCAAAGCAGAAGATCGGACTCTTGTTAATGGCGTATGGAACGCCACGCAGTCCTGAACAGATTGAACCATACTATACGCACATTCGCCGTGGTCGCAAGCCACCACAAGAATTGCTCGATGATTTGATGGCTCGTTACGAGGCTGTAGATGGATTGAATCGATTTGCAGACATTACGGATGAGCAGGTTCACGCTCTCGAGCAGGAAATGAACAAACGCTACCCAGACCGTGAATTTGTAGGGTACCTTGGTTTGAAGCATATCGCTCCGTTTGTCGAAGACGCAGTAGAGCAAATGAAACGCGATGGAATTACCGAAGCGATCAGTCTTGTTCTGGCGCCTCATTATTCCAGTTACAGCGTCAAAGAATACAACGGACGAGCACAAGAGCATTCCGTGGCAATTGGTGGACCTGTCATCCACAGCATTGAGAGCTGGTATCTGGAACCAGGCTTCATCGGATATTGGGCAGATGCCATTCAAGCAACGTTTGCCGAGATGACGGATGAAGAGCGTGGACAAGCAGTCGTGATATTCTCCGCTCACAGCCTGCCGGAAAAAATTTTGAAGTCAGGTGATCCGTACCCAATGCAACTGGAAGAGACGGCAAAGCTCATTGCCGAGCAAGCAGGGATCACTTCCTATGCCATTGGATGGCAAAGTGCAGGAAATACACCTGATCCTTGGTTGGGACCAGATGTACAGGATTTGACCAGAGAGCTGTACGAAGCAAAAGGCTACCAAGCATTTGTTTACTGTCCTGTCGGATTTATTGCGGAGCATTTGGAAGTTCTGTTTGATAATGATGTGGAATGCAAAGCGGTTACAGATGAGCTAGGGGTACATTACTATCGTCCAGCGATGCCTAACGCCAGACCTGCGTTCATTTCCTGTCTGGCAGATGCAGTCGGAAAGAAGCTGGCGAATTAG
- a CDS encoding phosphotransferase: MDKIDLSEVCQQYRARVIRITPLDDCYLLETNRGPKELHVWPRVDVMRWSFAWRERLARQGFREVERFIRTRDTKPFLILGKRGVTMTDHHRQFEDYQPGQDIARQCGRVIAMMHQSQQESPLLSGSDLLKQEKQQVEEKGRRAKELVESFRAKYEKNSKENRWVSELMSPMLQRMDRSAAMLAHERITTEAVAVSHRDLLRDNWGTINGKLYLRGFFRPVISVQQRDVATFLRDHFLTHKDLKQIDAFFDGYEEIKPLTYGNYSLILAFMARPREVYRSIESYVKRVSLDQEASIAGIEHALQSQQSVDLLLRHIAERAERSRREGVYESV; the protein is encoded by the coding sequence GTGGATAAAATTGATCTCTCCGAGGTTTGCCAGCAATATCGGGCGCGCGTAATCCGAATTACGCCCCTTGATGATTGCTATTTATTGGAGACAAACCGGGGCCCCAAAGAACTCCACGTTTGGCCGCGTGTAGATGTGATGCGCTGGTCGTTTGCCTGGCGCGAACGACTGGCTCGTCAGGGGTTTCGAGAAGTGGAGCGGTTTATTCGGACGAGAGACACCAAGCCATTTTTAATTTTGGGTAAACGCGGCGTTACCATGACCGACCATCACCGACAATTCGAAGACTATCAGCCCGGCCAGGACATTGCGAGGCAATGCGGACGCGTGATCGCGATGATGCATCAGTCTCAGCAGGAAAGTCCTTTACTGTCCGGTAGTGATTTGCTCAAGCAGGAAAAGCAGCAAGTGGAGGAAAAAGGCAGGCGTGCCAAAGAGCTTGTCGAATCATTTCGAGCCAAATATGAGAAGAATTCTAAGGAAAATCGTTGGGTATCGGAGCTCATGAGCCCTATGCTGCAAAGAATGGACCGTTCTGCCGCGATGTTGGCCCATGAGCGAATTACCACGGAGGCGGTCGCTGTATCCCATCGGGACCTTTTGCGTGATAACTGGGGAACGATAAACGGGAAGCTGTACTTGAGAGGCTTTTTCAGGCCGGTGATTTCTGTCCAGCAACGCGATGTTGCCACCTTTTTGCGCGATCATTTTTTAACCCATAAGGATCTGAAGCAGATTGACGCTTTTTTTGACGGCTATGAAGAAATCAAGCCACTTACCTATGGAAACTATTCGCTGATTCTCGCCTTTATGGCTCGTCCTCGTGAAGTGTACAGAAGTATCGAATCTTACGTGAAACGCGTTTCGCTGGATCAAGAAGCGTCGATCGCTGGTATTGAGCACGCCTTGCAGAGTCAACAATCTGTTGACTTGCTGCTTCGGCATATTGCAGAGCGAGCCGAGCGTTCGAGGAGGGAGGGAGTCTATGAGTCGGTATGA
- the hemE gene encoding uroporphyrinogen decarboxylase, with the protein MTAKTFNDTFLKACRGEATEHVPVWYMRQAGRYQPEYRAIRAKHSFFEMNYIPEVCAEVTRLPVEQLGVDAAILFADIMTPLKPIGVDVNIESGIGPVIANPIESLKDVERLLELDPETHVPYILESIKILRQQLSVPLIGFAGAPFTLASYLIEGGPSKHYHKTKAFMYTEPVAWQALMEKLGDMTITYLKAQIKAGAQAVQVFDSWVGALNDEDYREYITPVMTRIFNALKDTGVPTIYFGIGAGHLLMDWNRLPVDVVGLDWRTSITTAREMGVTKRLQGNLDPTLLLAPWEKLEAKAKEILDEGTKQPGFIFNLGHGVFPDAKVETLQQLTKFIHSYKRDV; encoded by the coding sequence ATGACCGCAAAAACTTTTAACGATACGTTTTTGAAAGCATGTCGCGGTGAAGCGACAGAGCATGTTCCGGTTTGGTACATGCGTCAGGCGGGGCGTTATCAGCCAGAATACCGCGCCATCCGCGCGAAGCATAGCTTTTTTGAAATGAATTACATACCGGAAGTTTGCGCGGAAGTGACACGTCTGCCCGTTGAGCAACTGGGTGTTGACGCTGCAATCTTGTTTGCAGATATCATGACGCCACTAAAACCGATTGGCGTGGATGTGAATATCGAATCGGGTATTGGTCCTGTAATCGCAAACCCAATCGAATCCTTGAAGGATGTTGAGCGTCTGCTTGAGCTCGATCCGGAAACACATGTGCCGTACATTCTTGAGTCCATTAAGATCTTGCGTCAGCAATTATCTGTTCCATTAATCGGTTTCGCGGGTGCACCATTTACACTGGCTAGCTATTTGATCGAAGGCGGCCCTTCCAAGCATTATCATAAGACAAAAGCATTCATGTATACGGAGCCAGTTGCTTGGCAGGCGCTGATGGAAAAACTGGGCGATATGACTATCACCTACCTCAAAGCGCAAATTAAAGCAGGTGCACAAGCTGTGCAAGTATTTGATTCGTGGGTCGGTGCATTGAATGACGAAGATTACCGCGAGTACATTACACCAGTCATGACACGGATCTTCAACGCCCTAAAAGATACTGGCGTGCCAACGATCTATTTTGGTATCGGCGCGGGTCATCTTTTGATGGATTGGAACCGCTTGCCTGTTGATGTGGTTGGTCTGGACTGGCGTACTTCGATTACAACTGCTCGTGAAATGGGTGTGACGAAGAGGCTTCAGGGCAATTTGGACCCAACGCTGCTATTGGCACCTTGGGAGAAGCTCGAAGCGAAGGCGAAGGAAATTTTGGATGAAGGCACAAAACAGCCAGGCTTCATTTTCAACCTAGGCCACGGCGTATTCCCTGACGCCAAAGTAGAAACGCTGCAACAACTGACGAAGTTCATCCATAGTTACAAAAGGGACGTCTAA